The following proteins are co-located in the Thermodesulfobacteriota bacterium genome:
- a CDS encoding glycosyltransferase, with amino-acid sequence MLGAPDRLKIAFLAGIFPALSETFILNQITGLIDLGHDVDIFALERGFTEKLHGDITKYGLLSRTHYPERNPGEPLGSLKSLVLHSPGLLKRPSSLLKIYRAIKKGIPGLPFLFHAVPFFRQNYYDIIHCQFGPNGNIGAEMKELGITTAKLVTTFHGYDIRLGLSRGGDIYAPLREKGDLFLAISKYNRRQIEHMGFEPSRIVDHPVGIDIERFNYPASPAPRPGGEIRIVTIARLVREKGLEHAIKAVGILAASSPGLTIKYEIIGEGKLLEKLKSYAAEEGISHAVTFSGGRDQDYISGRLAESDIFLLSSVEEALSVALMEALASGLPAVATKVGGVSEIVSDGESGYLVQPGDPEAIAEKLGLLVSDPGARRRMGIAGRKSVEEKYDIRKLNEKLVGLYRSLLAEKGP; translated from the coding sequence ATGCTCGGCGCACCCGACAGGCTCAAGATCGCTTTCTTGGCGGGTATATTCCCTGCACTTTCGGAAACCTTCATCCTGAACCAGATAACGGGCCTCATCGATCTCGGCCACGACGTCGACATATTCGCGCTCGAAAGGGGATTTACCGAAAAGCTCCACGGAGACATAACGAAATACGGCCTCCTCTCGCGGACTCACTACCCCGAGAGAAACCCCGGAGAGCCCCTCGGCAGCCTGAAATCGCTCGTTCTTCACTCGCCCGGCCTCCTCAAAAGGCCCTCCTCGCTGCTAAAGATTTACAGGGCGATAAAAAAGGGGATCCCCGGCCTCCCGTTCCTCTTCCACGCCGTCCCTTTCTTCAGGCAAAATTACTACGACATCATACACTGCCAGTTCGGCCCGAACGGCAACATCGGCGCCGAAATGAAGGAGCTCGGCATCACGACCGCAAAACTCGTCACAACCTTCCACGGCTACGACATACGGCTCGGCCTGAGCCGGGGCGGCGACATATACGCCCCCCTCAGGGAAAAGGGCGACCTCTTCCTCGCCATATCGAAATACAACCGGAGACAGATCGAGCATATGGGCTTCGAGCCGTCCCGAATCGTCGATCATCCGGTGGGAATAGACATCGAGCGTTTCAACTATCCCGCCTCCCCGGCCCCGCGCCCCGGCGGCGAAATAAGGATCGTAACCATAGCCCGTCTCGTCAGGGAGAAGGGTCTCGAACACGCGATAAAGGCAGTCGGCATTCTCGCGGCGAGCAGCCCCGGGCTCACGATAAAATACGAGATAATCGGAGAAGGCAAACTCCTCGAAAAGCTCAAGTCGTACGCGGCCGAAGAGGGGATTTCACACGCCGTAACCTTCTCCGGCGGAAGGGACCAGGACTACATCTCCGGCAGGCTCGCCGAATCCGACATATTCCTTCTTTCGAGCGTCGAGGAAGCGCTGAGCGTCGCGCTCATGGAGGCCCTCGCCTCCGGGCTCCCGGCCGTGGCGACAAAGGTCGGCGGCGTATCCGAGATCGTCAGTGACGGCGAATCGGGCTATCTCGTCCAGCCCGGAGACCCCGAAGCAATAGCGGAGAAGCTCGGCCTTCTGGTCAGTGACCCCGGGGCCCGGAGAAGGATGGGCATCGCCGGGAGAAAGTCCGTCGAGGAGAAATACGACATACGGAAGCTCAACGAAAAACTGGTCGGGCTCTACCGCTCGCTCCTCGCGGAAAAGGGGCCGTGA
- a CDS encoding sulfotransferase translates to MNPEHNTKRQAKVLVIAGHVRSGTTLLRNICDSHPHISVTNELKYFKGLGNPFTSHCRVLLGRLWGKAMTGDSYSIQIANYKFACRYLLNLLRYKRGPVISAPAIGKSLSGAFPGARVVGDKTPEYIFSLDRFASAEGFSCLVIFRDARDVTSSTLQRVRTRWRSQGWTADFDTAEKVALKWMESIEIMERNREKIHIIRYEDLVTRPAPELERLGLWLGVDPGLFPESAVSEITDAGIGKYRSGLTEEELSAVTEITGPKMESLGYRL, encoded by the coding sequence ATGAACCCGGAGCATAACACGAAGAGACAGGCAAAGGTTCTCGTCATCGCAGGTCACGTGCGCTCCGGCACGACGCTCCTCAGAAACATCTGCGACAGCCATCCGCATATATCCGTCACGAACGAGCTCAAGTATTTCAAAGGCCTCGGCAATCCGTTCACCTCCCACTGCCGTGTCCTTCTCGGAAGGCTCTGGGGGAAAGCCATGACGGGCGACAGTTACAGCATACAGATAGCCAACTACAAATTCGCCTGCCGCTACCTGCTCAACCTGCTGCGATATAAACGCGGGCCGGTTATAAGCGCGCCCGCAATCGGGAAATCCCTCTCGGGCGCATTCCCCGGGGCCCGCGTCGTCGGAGACAAAACCCCCGAATACATATTCTCGCTCGACAGGTTCGCAAGCGCGGAAGGCTTTTCCTGTCTCGTCATTTTCCGCGACGCCAGGGACGTCACGAGCTCGACGCTTCAAAGGGTGCGCACCAGGTGGCGGAGCCAGGGCTGGACGGCGGATTTCGATACAGCTGAAAAGGTCGCTCTAAAATGGATGGAAAGTATCGAGATCATGGAGCGGAACAGGGAAAAAATTCATATAATCCGTTACGAGGACCTCGTAACCCGGCCCGCGCCCGAGCTCGAAAGACTGGGCCTCTGGCTGGGCGTCGACCCGGGGCTCTTTCCCGAAAGCGCGGTCTCGGAGATAACCGACGCCGGGATAGGGAAATACAGGTCCGGCCTCACGGAAGAAGAGCTCTCGGCGGTCACTGAAATCACGGGGCCGAAAATGGAATCCCTCGGATATCGCCTGTAA
- a CDS encoding thermonuclease family protein, with protein MKPERKIVFILVFVVLAAVFHFYNERQATGPDTGTVRVLDVVDGDTIVVDDGMKSRVRYLGIDTPELAWPDSPGDPLGAEAKEFNRKLVAGKDVRLEFDEEKYDVYGRLLAYVYADGVFVSGEMLRAGLASPLVIEPNRRHEDLLMEAAAEARQKRKGIWGDLDTLAPPPGNGDFVVDPGKAERYEGKRVVVRGKVTGARKSRNVLVLDVEDELEVVIFPDDFGNFEFFGIDPAKDYEGKEIEVTGRVRVRKGKPSIVVAHPMLVRSPG; from the coding sequence TTGAAACCCGAAAGAAAGATAGTTTTCATTCTCGTTTTTGTAGTTCTCGCCGCCGTTTTTCATTTCTACAACGAGCGGCAGGCGACTGGGCCCGACACCGGGACGGTGCGGGTTCTGGACGTCGTCGACGGCGACACGATAGTCGTGGACGACGGCATGAAGAGCAGGGTGAGGTACCTCGGGATAGACACGCCGGAGCTCGCGTGGCCGGATTCGCCCGGGGACCCGCTGGGGGCGGAGGCGAAGGAATTCAACAGGAAGCTCGTCGCGGGTAAGGATGTGAGGCTCGAATTCGACGAGGAGAAGTACGACGTTTACGGGAGGCTCCTCGCCTACGTTTACGCAGACGGCGTTTTCGTGAGCGGCGAGATGCTGAGGGCGGGGCTCGCGTCGCCGCTCGTCATAGAGCCCAACAGGAGGCACGAGGATTTACTTATGGAAGCGGCCGCCGAAGCAAGGCAGAAGCGAAAGGGCATATGGGGGGACCTCGATACGCTCGCGCCGCCCCCGGGGAACGGGGATTTCGTCGTCGATCCCGGCAAGGCGGAGCGGTACGAGGGAAAGCGCGTGGTCGTGCGCGGGAAGGTTACCGGCGCGAGGAAGTCTAGGAACGTCCTCGTCCTCGACGTCGAGGACGAGCTCGAGGTCGTCATATTCCCGGACGACTTCGGCAATTTCGAGTTTTTCGGCATCGATCCGGCAAAAGATTACGAGGGGAAGGAGATAGAGGTTACGGGCAGGGTGAGGGTGCGAAAGGGTAAGCCCAGCATCGTCGTCGCTCACCCGATGCTCGTAAGGAGCCCCGGATGA
- a CDS encoding isochorismatase family protein: MDFLKKEDTVLVVIDMQERLMSAMPDIHSRVAVRNARVLIESAKVLGIPVLVTEQYPKGLGATVEGVADSLGEGVKPIEKVVFSCARAEEFADAVKGLGRSSYILAGTETHVCVLQTAVDLVNEGYNVYVPADAVVSRNDLDWQKGLELMGKAGATVGTTEAFLFMLLERAGTDEFKAVSKLVK, encoded by the coding sequence ATGGATTTTTTGAAGAAAGAAGACACGGTTCTGGTCGTCATAGACATGCAGGAGAGGCTCATGTCGGCGATGCCGGACATTCACTCGCGAGTTGCGGTGAGGAACGCGAGGGTGCTTATAGAGTCCGCGAAGGTGCTCGGGATTCCCGTGCTGGTGACGGAGCAGTATCCGAAGGGGCTCGGCGCGACCGTAGAGGGCGTGGCGGATTCGCTCGGCGAGGGCGTAAAGCCGATCGAGAAGGTGGTGTTCAGCTGTGCGAGGGCGGAGGAGTTCGCGGACGCCGTGAAGGGGCTGGGAAGGAGCTCTTATATACTGGCTGGTACGGAGACGCATGTCTGCGTCCTTCAGACGGCGGTAGACCTCGTGAACGAGGGCTATAACGTGTACGTGCCCGCCGACGCGGTGGTGTCGAGGAACGACCTCGACTGGCAGAAGGGGCTCGAGCTCATGGGGAAGGCGGGGGCCACCGTGGGCACTACGGAGGCTTTTCTGTTCATGCTCCTGGAGAGGGCGGGGACGGACGAGTTCAAGGCGGTTTCGAAGCTGGTGAAGTAG
- a CDS encoding MFS transporter — MLKGFSPKAFKNFALVTLANFLFFCNFSSFFLLPLYIKELGGTEADIGFIMGTFGVTSLGAIPFVAFLVDRYGRRRFLVIGYALMFVTSLSYLFVTDISPLVYALRLVQGISFAFSFTAAGTFVADYIPPRRRAEGLGIFSAFTIASYAIGPSLGEFLIDLEGFRLFFLSVSFFSLVSLALSLLARDGRFTRSGDRFGLGFFRLVLSREYMTVLSANVILAGGLGAVLNFVAAYFTSKGLNAYYFFLTYTITVVAVRVIGGRVSDRLGRMTIALPSMIVMSFALAAMAFVHSPLTAVAISFLFSFGYGFLYPTLSALVIDNARADERGKAMGAFNASYSMGINFLAFPLGVAARDFGYEGMYVSAAALVFAGFLLLVFTRPGRDS, encoded by the coding sequence ATGCTTAAGGGATTTTCCCCGAAGGCCTTTAAGAACTTCGCCCTCGTAACGCTCGCGAATTTCCTTTTTTTCTGCAATTTTTCCTCCTTTTTTCTCCTCCCGCTCTACATAAAGGAGCTCGGCGGGACCGAGGCGGACATAGGGTTTATCATGGGGACGTTCGGCGTTACCTCGCTCGGGGCGATCCCGTTCGTGGCGTTTCTCGTGGACAGGTACGGGCGGCGGCGTTTTCTCGTCATCGGCTACGCCCTCATGTTCGTGACCTCGCTCTCGTATCTCTTCGTCACGGACATATCGCCTCTGGTCTACGCGCTGAGGCTCGTGCAGGGGATATCGTTCGCGTTTTCGTTCACGGCGGCGGGGACGTTCGTCGCAGACTACATACCTCCCCGGAGGAGGGCCGAGGGGCTCGGCATATTCAGCGCGTTCACGATAGCGTCGTACGCCATAGGGCCGTCGCTCGGCGAGTTCCTCATAGACCTCGAAGGATTCAGGCTCTTTTTCCTTTCGGTCTCGTTCTTCAGCCTGGTGTCGCTCGCGCTGAGCCTGCTCGCGAGGGACGGGCGGTTCACGCGCTCGGGGGACCGGTTCGGCCTCGGATTTTTCAGGCTCGTCCTCTCGCGGGAGTATATGACCGTACTCTCGGCGAACGTCATACTGGCCGGGGGGCTCGGCGCGGTGCTGAACTTCGTCGCGGCGTATTTTACGTCGAAGGGCCTTAACGCCTATTACTTTTTTCTCACCTATACGATTACGGTCGTCGCGGTGAGGGTGATAGGCGGGCGGGTGTCGGACAGACTCGGGAGGATGACTATAGCCCTGCCGTCGATGATCGTGATGTCGTTCGCCCTGGCCGCGATGGCGTTCGTCCATTCGCCGCTTACGGCCGTCGCTATTTCGTTCCTCTTCAGCTTCGGGTACGGGTTCCTGTATCCGACGCTGAGCGCCCTCGTCATAGACAACGCGCGGGCCGACGAGAGGGGGAAGGCCATGGGGGCGTTTAACGCGAGCTACAGCATGGGCATAAACTTTCTTGCGTTTCCGCTCGGCGTGGCGGCGAGGGATTTCGGGTACGAGGGGATGTACGTTTCGGCGGCGGCTCTCGTTTTCGCGGGCTTTCTGCTGCTCGTTTTCACGCGGCCCGGGAGGGATTCTTGA
- a CDS encoding tRNA (adenine-N1)-methyltransferase, with protein MNIKNGDTVLIYTPDKKTYLVTVEEGKRMSTHLGELTLGDAIGLEYGSAIYSNLKHPFLVLEPTLEDRMMKVKRFTQIIYPKDAAIIIMKTGIKPGMRVIECGAGSGSLTIALANAVAPGGKVYTYDRSERFLENAKRNVEAAGYGDIVEFKLREAGDGFDETGVDVVALDLPSPWDGIPAAARALRGGGRIASLSPTYNQVEKAAGILDSHGFVFLQTVEVLVRHIRVAYGKTRPEERMVSHTGFLTFGRKALAKIGDAAEESGDTEEAGEESGDEPGE; from the coding sequence ATGAATATAAAAAACGGAGATACGGTACTTATTTACACCCCCGACAAGAAGACTTACCTGGTCACTGTCGAAGAGGGGAAGCGGATGAGCACTCACCTTGGGGAGCTCACCCTGGGGGACGCCATAGGGCTCGAATACGGGAGCGCGATATATTCGAACCTGAAGCATCCTTTCCTGGTCCTGGAGCCGACGCTAGAAGACCGCATGATGAAGGTGAAGCGGTTCACGCAGATAATCTACCCCAAGGACGCGGCGATAATCATAATGAAGACGGGCATAAAGCCGGGGATGCGCGTGATCGAGTGCGGCGCGGGGTCGGGCTCGCTCACGATCGCCCTCGCCAATGCCGTAGCGCCCGGGGGGAAGGTTTATACGTACGACAGGAGCGAGAGGTTCCTCGAAAACGCGAAGCGAAACGTCGAGGCCGCGGGGTACGGGGATATTGTAGAGTTCAAGCTGAGAGAAGCGGGCGACGGGTTCGACGAGACGGGCGTTGACGTGGTCGCGCTCGACCTTCCGTCGCCGTGGGACGGCATACCGGCCGCCGCGCGGGCGCTTCGCGGCGGGGGCCGGATAGCGAGCCTTTCGCCGACGTATAACCAGGTGGAAAAGGCGGCGGGTATCCTCGATTCGCACGGGTTCGTTTTCCTCCAGACCGTGGAGGTTTTAGTGAGGCACATTCGGGTCGCATACGGGAAGACGAGGCCCGAGGAGAGGATGGTCAGCCATACGGGATTCCTCACGTTCGGCAGGAAGGCGCTTGCGAAAATCGGGGACGCGGCGGAGGAATCGGGGGATACGGAGGAAGCCGGAGAGGAATCAGGGGACGAGCCCGGGGAGTAA
- the pckA gene encoding phosphoenolpyruvate carboxykinase (ATP): MGRIIEKELFELHGIKNPGKVYYNLPVPELYEEIVRRGEGMIAEGGTLVAYTGAHTGRSPQDRFIVKEPGSEEDILWGAVNRPISREHFDSLYGKITAYFEGRDVFVRDLYACADADYRLPVRVINEYAWHNVFVNNLFIRPGPGDLPHGHVGFTVISAPGVTADPETDGTRTGTFIVLNFEKRVAIIGGTQYAGEMKKSVFTALNFLLPMEGVFPMHCSANVGKDGEVAIFFGLSGTGKTTLSADSGRALIGDDEHGWHESGVFNFEGGCYAKAIRLSPETEPEIYDASLHFGTVLENVEIDPDTRKIDFDSDRYTENTRSAYQIDFLKNIAPSGTGGVPKTIFMLTYDAFGVLPPISKLTTEQAMFFFTLGYTAKVAGTERGVEEPQTTFSSCFGAPFLPRPPLFYAGMLKERLEESGAEVWLLNTGITGGPYGVGKRMPLKDTRALVTAAVSGELGKGEFRTEPVFGLSAPVSCPGIDSGLLDPRKTWPDPAEYDVRAKELADRFQAEFAKHEAELRRF; the protein is encoded by the coding sequence GTGGGCCGTATAATCGAAAAAGAGCTTTTCGAGCTTCACGGTATAAAAAATCCCGGAAAGGTGTACTACAACCTTCCCGTCCCCGAGCTGTACGAGGAGATAGTAAGGCGGGGGGAGGGGATGATAGCCGAGGGCGGAACGCTCGTCGCCTATACGGGCGCGCATACCGGCCGCTCGCCTCAGGACAGGTTCATCGTGAAGGAGCCCGGGAGCGAGGAGGATATTCTCTGGGGGGCCGTCAACAGGCCGATAAGCCGCGAGCACTTCGATTCACTCTACGGCAAGATAACCGCTTACTTCGAGGGCAGGGACGTATTCGTGAGGGACCTTTACGCGTGCGCCGACGCTGACTATAGATTGCCGGTGAGGGTTATAAACGAGTACGCCTGGCACAACGTCTTCGTGAACAATCTTTTCATAAGGCCCGGGCCGGGCGATCTCCCCCACGGGCACGTCGGGTTCACCGTCATTTCCGCGCCGGGCGTCACCGCCGACCCGGAGACGGACGGGACCAGGACTGGGACGTTTATCGTGCTCAACTTCGAAAAGCGGGTTGCCATAATAGGCGGGACGCAGTACGCGGGGGAGATGAAGAAATCCGTCTTCACGGCGCTCAATTTTCTTCTGCCGATGGAGGGGGTGTTCCCCATGCACTGCTCGGCGAACGTCGGCAAGGACGGGGAGGTCGCCATTTTCTTCGGGCTCTCGGGCACCGGGAAGACGACTCTGTCCGCCGACTCCGGAAGGGCGCTCATCGGGGACGACGAGCACGGCTGGCACGAGAGCGGTGTATTTAACTTCGAGGGGGGGTGCTACGCCAAGGCGATAAGGCTGAGCCCGGAGACGGAGCCCGAGATTTACGATGCGTCGCTTCATTTCGGGACGGTTCTCGAAAACGTCGAGATAGATCCCGACACGAGAAAGATAGATTTCGACAGCGACAGGTACACGGAGAATACGAGAAGCGCTTATCAGATCGATTTCTTAAAAAATATAGCTCCTTCGGGAACCGGCGGGGTGCCGAAGACGATATTCATGCTTACCTACGATGCGTTCGGCGTTTTGCCCCCTATATCGAAGCTTACGACCGAGCAGGCCATGTTCTTCTTCACGCTGGGATATACGGCGAAGGTGGCCGGCACCGAGAGAGGGGTGGAAGAGCCGCAGACGACGTTCAGCTCGTGCTTCGGGGCGCCGTTCCTGCCGCGCCCGCCGCTCTTTTACGCGGGGATGCTGAAGGAGAGGCTGGAGGAGAGCGGGGCGGAGGTGTGGCTCTTGAATACCGGAATAACCGGCGGGCCCTACGGCGTCGGAAAACGTATGCCGCTCAAGGATACGAGGGCGCTCGTTACGGCGGCCGTCAGCGGGGAGCTCGGAAAGGGAGAGTTCCGGACGGAGCCGGTTTTCGGCCTGAGCGCGCCCGTTTCGTGCCCGGGGATTGACAGCGGGCTTCTCGACCCGAGGAAGACGTGGCCCGACCCGGCCGAATATGACGTCAGGGCGAAGGAGCTCGCCGATAGATTCCAGGCCGAGTTCGCAAAGCACGAGGCGGAGTTACGCCGCTTCTAG